AACAATCTCACAAATCAATCGTTACCCACAATGCAACACTTACCCGTCAAGTCAATGACGTCATTGTCCTTTGAATGTTTTCTCCTTTTCCCGTGCGCTTGACAGAGTGTGTagctatgcgtgtgtgtgcgtactcgtggaaaaatgcactaaatcaGATACAAAACTTCTATTCTAtgccactgttttttttttctttctatgttGAAAAATAATGTAACTCTATATACTCGTTGGCATCAATATTGTTCTTCCCTCAGTGTTCCTCTACAATGTTTTTTCCCGTACTGTTTGTGTGCCTAAACATGGAAATTGTTGGGGGGGGGAGACGTGCTCCGTTTCTGTATTTTCGGATAAAAGATTTTgccaaaaaaactgaaaaaaaaatgttgtctgCCAGCAGCCATGGGATGTCATGatacacatgttttttttcttcagaattCGAGGGCTATTGATTTGATAGTTTAATTTGATtttcattcctttttttgttaAACAGCAACAGGTTTGCTGACATTAAAAGAAAATTtatcgggggaaaaaaatatattaactgTTGACACCATCTTTTCATGCCCTTAATTCAACCATGAGGTATTGAGGCGCCTTGACATACAAGTggcccaaaatattttttttacactctATTTGATTGTCATTACTGTATATTTTTATAATGTCCAGTAATATTgagttctatttttcttgtttaTAAAAATTGAAAGCAAGAACAGATTAGTTGAAATTCCATTCATTTCAGTGGGGAAAGACGATTTGAGATACGCGTGTTTTGAGTAAATAAGGGTTGTATCTCAAGGTAACGCTGTacttttgattgattttttttttttttctacttcttCCTCCAACATGATGCTTTTAGGGCgcgtgggtaaaaaaaaaagtggcactcATGGCATCCCTGGAGCAGGCacttgtacgtgtgtgtgtttttggtgTGGTGTTCCTTCTCGCCATTTCACGCCCATGTGCCATCAAGGTCTCCACGTATGTTTAAAAGAATATTGACAacatgtaaaaaagaaaaaaaaaagcaccaagttattttatttttatccaagCACTGAGGACCAACAACTTTGCTTCGTTCGGACCAAGCGTAACTTTCTTTTTAAGcataaaaagcttttttttattggttgGTTCTTTTCCATTTTGGTGGCAACACAAGTGCCAGTCCAGAAGTCGCTCTGTATTATTAAGAAATTTAAAGATGATagtgtttcttttttattattttaatgatgatgatgatgatgatgatttgaaTTGCTATAGTTTTTGTCTACCTCAGCACCCAATCTTAGCCTAATCTTAGAAGGTGCCCAATTATTTTttagtttcttttgttttttttgtttttgtttttttgttctcttatcgttttcttttttgttcttaTCATTGAAAATTGCATTAGAGCtttgcaaaaaaatgaaaaatgtccTTTGTCTTTTCCAACGACAAtgtgcgattttttttttttcacaactcCCCACTGTGGCAACATGTTTTCATATGTCTCGCCACCGTCTGTTAATATTGAGGTTACGTTTTGTTTTTGGATTCATTTCCATGTAGAATCAGACGCATCACTTTGTAACATTTCAGTGTTCTCTGATggagtgtgaaaaaaaaatgaaataaacattTAATGCTGCAGGTCCTTCCATGTTGTCACTAAAGTCGTCAATGTTGTGCCTTTTTGATcgtggaaaaaaatattaaagaattttttctttggggTTTTACATCCTACTAACAGTATATTGTCTTTTTGTAGTGAGTGgattgattttgtttgttttttatttatgggtTTCATTATAAAAATCAATTGTACACACAGGAAATAAACAATGGACTTTATGTCAGTTGTCTTTGTACTCTCACTGGCTTTTTTTCCCTTAATTTTACACCAaccattgtttttaattatCTATACATTCCTActaatcacaattacaaataaaaagtctattttttgtattatttttcaaattcgGGGTACTACTAAAGAATGGATTAAAAAGAATACAATAAAGTAGATGAAATTATTTATAAATGATTGCAAAATTTTCTTGCATTCTGTAAAAATAGTTGGAACTCTTTGTTGTAGTACATAGCTGAGTAAATGTAGAATTTTGATCGTTTTCCCGTTTCATTTcaaatttgtttatttgttagaATAGTTTGATTCCAAGCACATGCGCAGTCTGCACCGAGCTCGCCGGTGGAAGGCAACAAAAAGGGAAATGGCGCCACCTGTTGGAGTAAAACAACTCTAGCCCGACTTCGCTCTGTTGATTTTCATATAGCCCGCAATTAATTGTTGGTTGTTTTACAGGTGAGTCATGTAATTTATACTATTTAAGTGTCGTTATTAAGCTGCTTGGCAACTATGCTACCTGACAGACTGACTGTGTTATCTTCATTTTATGTCGTTTTGACAGGAAGTGGGGGAAACTGTTCACTGCTTATACTTGAATGTTATTGGAGCTAATGAAGAAGGAAGGAGCAAAAGGGAGTGAGTCAGCGTAATTTAACATCTTGAGGTAAGCCATCACCTTTGGTCTGAACCTTTGATGCTCATTCTAAGGTTAATATCAATTCCATTCAATTTGGCGAAAAGAATGTTCGTTTGTTTTTCACAAAACCGTAAAATACTTTTATCAAATGACGACAAGCTGGTGAGTTGAAACTGCCGTGTAATGACATATAAAGCACACTAAAGGTAATTTATTTCATTGAAAGTCATTTGGACTAAAATCATTAAGGAGCCAGCCAGGACTTCAACGGAGAAATGCACAGCGACAGCGCCGCTCTCTGGCTAGGGGAGAAAACTACAACGTCGTCAGCAGGCTATCGCAACCACGGTAAGAGAGCATCGTGGTCATGACACACTTGATAAATAATTTGGCCATTGATAATGTGACGTCCTAAATAATGTATGGGGGAGGCATTGCGATTTCATAAATGAGTGACAAGTGGATAAAGCGGCTGCCTCCAAACTCCTTTTCTCTTTGCCATGGAGCCCGGACATTCTGGCGTCAGGCCACTTGCCACACGGACCACAGCGTGCCTAGCGTAATGCTGTAGGCCACTACGGCCAGCAGGTAGACCCTGAAAAGCATCTCGTCCAGAACATAGCCCACCTGCAGCCACTCCTTGGCCACCTCGTTGCCGTGATCTCGTTTCTCCAGAAAGTTGCGTATGGCCGTCACCTCTTGCAGGATGTCACTCACCACGGGGTCCCTATGGGGGGGCAGGCCCCGAGCCAGCGCGGCGGCTTCCCTCTGGTGCCGGCGGCCAATCTCGCAGGTGTGACGGAGCACCCGGTTCTCTCCCTTgtagtcgtcgtcgtcgtccatATCCGAGGCCTGAGGGGACAGTCTGGAGCACAGCCGGTGCTTCTTGCGGATGCAGAAGAGGACCGGAGCTCTCTCCAGAACAAAGTACCTCAGCCAGTGAGGCACGGGGGGCTGCAGGTCCTGCTTGTGGACCAGACGCACGATCAACACCGTTTCCGTCAGGCTGATCACCAGGAGGGCCATGCAAACGACAAAATACACGCCTACGGCACAGGCCGGACGAACgagatgggtcagtcggtcagaCAAACGGGGCTCTCCCCGCGGGGCGGCGAGCGCTCACCTATCAGCGGCGTTCCGATGGCGGTGGCGGGCAGAGTGTCGGATACGATGATGAGGAAGACAGAGTATCCCAGCAGCAGGGTGATCTTGAAAGAAACTCTCTCGCCGCTATCAGGTGGCAGATAGAAGCCCACGATGTCCATCACCATGAGGAAGATGCTCGGCAGCAACAGGTTGACCGTGTAGAATAACGGACGGCGCCGGATCACCACCTGTCGACATGCTTTGCTTTGGTTTCATCTAAACGACAGCCCGGGGGCCATTTCTAGCCCGCTGTCTGTTATCGAGCAGCCCGTTACGTAAATCCAAAGTAACCTTTTGCTTTCTACTAACGCGCCGGATGCTTTGCCCGGGTGAGGCCACAGTATCCAATTCGCTGGACTCACGTGGAACTTCATCTCGGCGTAGTGGTCGTCATCGTCCACGCTGAAGATTTTGTAGTTGGACAGAATGTGCAGCAGCTCCCACTCTCCTTGGTTCATGAAGACGCTCTTGTCCTCCCTCAACTCCTCGGGGCTGCGCATCAACGTGATGTTGATGTCGTCAACTGCCGATGGAACACAATGTCAGCGGCGGCGTGAGCGCGTTAAGGCAATGTCTCGCCCCAACATCCCGGTAGGGGCGGACAGAACCACGAGCCCGAGCCTTTTCAATGAACTGTAATCCGAGCGAGTGCGTGGGCCCATACTTGTGTGGAGCCAGCTCTGGAAGGTCAGGCTGCATTTCTGGACATCAAATGGGAAGTTGTAGATGTTGAGCGTGCAGGCGGTGACCACTTGGATGGGTTTGTAGTTGCGCACCAGCCCGTCATGGCTCACGTAGACGTACGGGATGTCGGGGGACTTCCCCACGTCCACGCTGCGTGTCGGGATGACAGAAGGCGCAAATTTCGAAAACATTTCTGGCGAGGCTCCAAAAGACGAGCAAACGAGccagcggacggacggacgaagcTCACAACTCATTGATGAGGATATCCGGCACCCAGATGTTGGCAGTCGGGAGAGAAACTTGTTTGACCTGGTCAAAGTCTTGGGGATTCCAGACGAGGAATTCATCCGTCCATGACTTGAAGGTTCAAGAATGGCACAAGCATCACAAAAGTCTATAGATATATCTACATAGAAGATGGTAAACAGCAAAGCCACCTTTACCTGTCTGTACCACACGTACGTCGTCAAGACCTGGTTCTTCTCATCCTGTTGAATCAGGTGAAAGGGGGAAATGGttgaaaaaaaacccagatgTTCAAAATATTCAATTTACCAGTTTGCGTCAATCCTCACCACGTTGAGGATGGAATAGACCATCAGGTCGATGGCCACCAGGGTGGACGTCCGCCAGTCTTTAACCGGTCGCACCCCTTTCTTGTAGCCGGCGCTCAAAAACTCCGAGAGGCGCACCAATGTGGCGTTGGCcaagcggccgccgccgcccacTCGCTTGGCTGAAATATTTGCAAGCGTTCACTCAGCGGTTTGCATTTGTTGCCATTTGATTGGATGCCACAGAGCTGAGCGACAGTAATGTCAGCATATGTCTGCCAAAGGAGAATGCTTACCTGTGCACGTCCCTTGAATAAGGAAGAAGAGAAGCATGCCGATGCAGGCTGATGTGGCTTTCATAGCGAATCCGTCCTGTTGTGAAAATGTGCTTAGCGTGTCCCCATTTGGCCCGGCTCTCGGAAAGGCCCCTCCTACCCGCCCAAAATGTATGCCGTCATCAGCCGTCTTAGCTAATGGAGCTTTAAAAATTGCATTAATATAGATCTTTCCACTGTGGCGCACTTTTCATATTCTCATCCTGACTATTAGGAAGCCACCAGGGAGGGGGGGATAGGAGACGCAGCCATCGGCCAACTCGGAATGCTTTTTATTGATCTGTTTTGTGGCGGCAGTGGCGGGGATGAAAGTACGTCGCTCCCCTGGGTGCCACCGGCTCATTATGCACTATCGCTTAGTACATTTCCACGGCTGGGAAATCATTACAACGgctttgcctccctccctcccgccgtcATCTTCTGTCTCTGTTATATTTTGCGTGCCGCCGAGTTGCGTTACACCCAAGAGCACAAGGAAACATAGGCATGACAGATATGTTTTATTGAGAAAGCAACACTCGAGCAGGTTAGGAGCAAGTTTGAAGAGCGTGCTTGGAGAACAAATTGTTGAAGTTCTTGTGCTCTAAATCTCTAGGGATTGGCATCACTTGTGTTGTTTTCTATTTTGGAGCACAAAGAATCGTGTGGTCAGGCGAAGCTCCAGCTGGCCCAAAACAGCAGCAGGGTCCCGGCGTAGACGGCCAGAATGATCAGGTAGAGGCGGAAGAGGAAGCGGTCCACTTTGGAGCAGAGCGCCAGCCATTGGGACTGAGCCCAAGACTCTGAGGTCTCCTGGGAAAAGGCCAGACGGATGGATACCAGCTCCCTGAGGAGACGCTCCAAGCTGCAAGGATTTGCCCCGATGTCGGCAGGCGGGCATGGCTCCTCTTCCAGCGAGGCCTCAAACTCCAAATCTAGGAAGCAGATCCAAAAAGGCTCAAGGTCATGCTCGCGGAACCGCAACACAAAATCTGGAAATATTTCTACCTTCGGAACGGTCGAGCCGGTCCAGGCTCATGGCGGAGCTCTCGGAGAGGCCATACTTGTCCAGCAGGCAAGCCGACACCGACATTTCCCGGACCTCCTTTTGGCTGTGGTGGAGCAGCTTGACCACCAGGATGGA
The nucleotide sequence above comes from Syngnathus scovelli strain Florida chromosome 15, RoL_Ssco_1.2, whole genome shotgun sequence. Encoded proteins:
- the htr3a gene encoding 5-hydroxytryptamine receptor 3A, translated to MKATSACIGMLLFFLIQGTCTAKRVGGGGRLANATLVRLSEFLSAGYKKGVRPVKDWRTSTLVAIDLMVYSILNVDEKNQVLTTYVWYRQSWTDEFLVWNPQDFDQVKQVSLPTANIWVPDILINEFVDVGKSPDIPYVYVSHDGLVRNYKPIQVVTACTLNIYNFPFDVQKCSLTFQSWLHTIDDINITLMRSPEELREDKSVFMNQGEWELLHILSNYKIFSVDDDDHYAEMKFHVVIRRRPLFYTVNLLLPSIFLMVMDIVGFYLPPDSGERVSFKITLLLGYSVFLIIVSDTLPATAIGTPLIGVYFVVCMALLVISLTETVLIVRLVHKQDLQPPVPHWLRYFVLERAPVLFCIRKKHRLCSRLSPQASDMDDDDDYKGENRVLRHTCEIGRRHQREAAALARGLPPHRDPVVSDILQEVTAIRNFLEKRDHGNEVAKEWLQVGYVLDEMLFRVYLLAVVAYSITLGTLWSVWQVA
- the LOC125981930 gene encoding 5-hydroxytryptamine receptor 3B codes for the protein MALLMLSLIKSILVVKLLHHSQKEVREMSVSACLLDKYGLSESSAMSLDRLDRSEDLEFEASLEEEPCPPADIGANPCSLERLLRELVSIRLAFSQETSESWAQSQWLALCSKVDRFLFRLYLIILAVYAGTLLLFWASWSFA